In Blastocatellia bacterium, the genomic stretch AGCCTACCGCCTGTCCACCGGCAACTCATCATTCATCATTCATCATTCATCGTTTTCATTACATCGCCAGCTTGCCGGCGACCGTGCGCCCGACGCGCGGGCCGCGGTTGTCGCGCGCCGGCGCGTGGTCGAGGTTGGCCGTGCGCTGGCCGATCTCGTAAGCGTACTGTGCGATGCGCGCCATCTTCTCGTAGTTGATCTTTTCGGCGCTGTCGGTGTTGGCGTGATAGTCACGGTGCATCCCCGTCGTCAGGAAGATGATCGGCACGCCCTTCGCCGCATAGCTGTAATGGTCGCTGCGATAGTAAACCTGCTCGGGGTCCGCCGGGTCGTTCATCTCGAAGTTGAGCTTCAGCGGCGTCGTGAGCCCGTTGTTGGCTTCGACCGTGAGGTTATGAAACTCCGTGCTGATGCGGTCAGAGCCGACCGGGTAGACCGTGTTGCTCTCTTCTTCCTTGTCGCCGTTGTTGCGCCCGATCATATCGATGTTGATCTGCGCGACCAGCTTCTCCATCGGCACAGTCGGATAGTCGGCAAAATAACGCGAGCCGTAGAGGCCACGCTCTTCGCCGGCGTGCCAGACAAAGAGCAGCGAGCGCTTCGGCTTCGGCCCCTGCGCGAAGGCTTTGGCGACGGCGAGAATCGAAACCGTCCCCGAGCCATCGTCGTCGGCGCCGTTCCAGATGCGGTCTTCGACCGCGCCTTCGGTGACGCGGCCGCGCGCGCCCAGACGCTTGCCGTTGACGACTTCGCCCTCGGCATAGCCGACGTGATCATAGTGCGCGCCAAAGGCGACGTAGGTATCTTTCAACTTCGGATCGGTGCCTTCGATGATGCCGACCACGTTGCGCGTGTACTGTGTGCGCACGACTTGATAATCCGCATCGATGTTGAAGGTGATGCGCACGTTCTTGAGCGAGAAGCTCGGCAGCGCTTCT encodes the following:
- a CDS encoding M28 family peptidase — encoded protein: MSHPRRITALVTQAALIAALAFAPALAKSNGGRDNITPGELKEWLTVLASDEFEGRNTFSEGLGMAAMYIADQLKAYGIKPGGPNGSYFQRVAVLGVKSDNKSTVTVEVNGQSRTFKNKEGISFPAYVGAKRSFTGDQIEFLGYGLSLPDRSDYAGKNVKGKVVVYLGTQPPAGVDARAAFRAMFGRGRNATDQEGAVAAIGPEVNLRMAMGGQQGGGAGAGGAGGARPNAPPEADFTTVQRLDTPQAPSVAAKDEFFEFLFSGSDVKYADLKQKADAKEALPSFSLKNVRITFNIDADYQVVRTQYTRNVVGIIEGTDPKLKDTYVAFGAHYDHVGYAEGEVVNGKRLGARGRVTEGAVEDRIWNGADDDGSGTVSILAVAKAFAQGPKPKRSLLFVWHAGEERGLYGSRYFADYPTVPMEKLVAQINIDMIGRNNGDKEEESNTVYPVGSDRISTEFHNLTVEANNGLTTPLKLNFEMNDPADPEQVYYRSDHYSYAAKGVPIIFLTTGMHRDYHANTDSAEKINYEKMARIAQYAYEIGQRTANLDHAPARDNRGPRVGRTVAGKLAM